CTAACTTTTTTTAATATTTAATTATTGGTTCATTGTAACAGAGACATTATCGAAGTATGCTATAACTCCACAGCCTGAAACTGCTCCACAAGCTGCCTTGAGTTGCAGGGTTACGCCACCACTTACATCATCACCAGTAGTTGTGGTAAAAGTGTAATTAGTCCAAGTATCTGTTGGAGTAAGAGGTGCGCCACCAAGAATTTCAGCTTTTGAAACACCTTCTGGACTTTTCTCAGAGAAAAACTCTGCAAATACAACGCCTCCTGCTCCAGCTAATGATCCTTTTAAGTCGAACGAAATTGTTACAGAAACACCTGTACCAATAGCTGGTTCGCTATTTAAATTAGCTTGTTTTATAACAATCTCCGTACCTTCTCCTGCTACAAGTTTGCCCGAGAAAGAACCGCTTTGAGCTTCTTCGTTAGTAACAGTAAAAACGCCTCCTTGAGCATCAAAAATTGTATAACCCGTTGTATCACCAGTTTCAAAATCACCATTGTTGGTTAAACCACCATCAACAGCTCCACCGCCACCACCAGTACCACCACCTGAACCACCACCTGAACCACCGCCACCGTTAGTAGCTCCAGATTGTTCAATGTCATCAATATAAATTGGTTGCCCATCTCCTCCGTTAGCCCAATCTGTATTTATAACAAGTCGTGTATACGTATAACTAGACATAGCTTGATCTGAAAAATCAAAAGTTAAAGTAACCCACTCATTAGCATTGGCAACTGTTTGGAAAATCTGATAAGCAGGAGGGTCAATAACACCTGGTTCCTGCTCCAAACGTGCTCTAACTTCTATATTAGGTTTTGGCGACCATATTTTCATTGTAAATATCATGCCATTAGCTAAGTTCACTAACGGACCTCCAAGTCCTTGACTCGAATTAACTCCAGCATAAAAAGGCGTTCCAGATGGCTTAATCAATTCCAAAACTTTAGAAGAAGTATTCCCTGAAGGCTGAGGGTTATCTATAACATCTACTATAGCGCCTTCAAATGGACTAAAAATATTAATACCATCTTCAAAGTTTAAAGGAAAACCACTAGAGGTACCACCACCTCCACCACCAGAGTCACAATCTAAACAGAAAAGTGATACATTATCAATAACTACAACACCTGTATCTCCTCCTAAATCAAAGAAAATACGGTTATCTAAACCACCAATAATATCGGCAGCCACAAGATCATACGTAAAAGTCTGTGTTTCTGCTGTTAAGTTAACGACTCTGTCTACACTTTTAAAATCGCCAAAAGTATCTCCTATTCCTGCAATAATAGTACGGTTACCATCAGATGAAGCATCAAAAGAAAGTTTATAGGTCTTACCTGGAATCATCTCAATTCCTTTTTGACTCAAATTAATTTCGAAAGAATTAGCGGGTAAAGGTGTTCCAACTTCTGCAAAAGTAAAGCTATTGCCTCCTTCTGTTCTAACATCTAATGCATTACCATACCATGCAGTTCCATCACCTGTTTCAAAATCACCATTAGTAAGTAAACCATCATCAAATGCAGTTCCGCCACCGCCACCACTTCCAGTACCGTATAACATTAAATCATCAAAATAATAGGTATCTGTATTCTCTGCATTCAAATCGAAGAAAATAACAATTTTATCAAACCTGTCACTCTCTGCGCTTGAAAATGGGAATGTTAATTCCTCCCATCCACTAGTTACTGATGTTGTTAAAAAGGTTTCAAAATTATTGTCTTTATTGCCTATTTCTTCTAACTTAATTCTAACTTCTGTGTTTTCTCTGGCAGACCAAACTTTTATTTTTAACCCATCATGTGAGTTAAAATCTAATTTAGAATCTAAATCTATTTGGCTATTATCCCATGGGTTTTGATTTAATTTTGTGATTTTTGCTACTTTACAAGATTTATTAATCTCATTATCGAAATCTGGATTATCAATTATTTCAAAAGTAGTTCCATCAGAAATAATTCTTTCCGATGGTATATCAGCCATAAATGTCATGTTTAGATCTGAGCCACCCAACGATTGCATGTCTTCTTCAGTACATGTTAACGGAGTTTCTATTTGATTTATATCATCAATATAAAAAGCTCCAGCAGTAGTACCAAGACCATCAACAAATAAGGTTAATTTTGAATACTCATCTGAAGAATTAAAATTAAAAATAATTATTTCCCATCCTGTGCCTCCATGACTAGCAGTTTCTTGAATATCTCCTCCTGTTCCTTCTTCAAATTTTAATAGAACATCTACAGGTTCATCTGCCCAGAAATTAATTGAAATACTTTTATTTGTAGTGAAATCTAGGTCTGAACCTAAGTCAAAACTAATACCTTCATATTCAGCCCCTGAATTTGTAATTGCTCCCACTTTTGAAGTATTTGCATTTGCACCTCCAGGAGCAGGATTATCAACAACTTCAAAAGATGCTCCACCAAATACCTCAGCTTCATATTTCGTGTTTTCACCATCAAAAGTAATTGGTATGGTGGCTATTTCTGGAATTAAAATAGTTATCTCATCCTGAAAAGTACTGGAACTACCCGCAACGACAGATGCCGTTAAAATGATAGTGTACGTCCCATTTGGGTATGTCTTTACTGGGTTAATAAGCGTAGAGCTAGTTTCGTCTCCAAAATCCCAACTATAATTGGTTGCTTGTGTTGAAAGATTAATAAAAGTTACTGTACCTGTATCTGCATTAAGAGTATACGAAAAGCCAGCAACAACTTTTGGTAAAACCGTGTCTTCCTCTTCACAACCTAATAATGCTATCGCCAAGATTAAAATCGAAATATGTTTAAATGTTCTAATTAATTTTTTCATGGTTTCTTTATTAATTGTTACTACTTTTATATACTCTTACATAATCTACAAGCATGCTCTGCGGAAAGGTTTCATCACTATCTGGAGCTCCTGGAAAGGCACCTCCCACCGCTAAATTTATTATGATATAGAATGGTTTATTAAAAACCCAATTCCCTGTAACATCAGTCCCATCTTCTAGTTCATAAATAACATCGGATGGTGTCACTTCAATGTCGGAAGGCGTTATTTGATTATATAACACATCATCTATATAGTAATTAATGTATTCGGGACCCCACTCGATACCATAAATATGAAAGCCAGCATCTAAACGATCATTTCCCAAATCATAACTTTTTGTAATTTGACCTTGAGGATTGGTTTCACCAGAGTAACCTGGACCATGTACAGAACCGCTTACTTTAGTCGGTTCTTGTCTACGATACTCCATAATATCTATCTCACCACAAATTGGCCACTTCAAAGTCTCTGGATTATCATCAACCTCTGTTTCACAATCGGCGCCTAGTAACCAAAAGGCAGGCCATAGACCCGAGCCTCCTGTAACCTTGATGCGTGCTTCAAAACGTCCGTAAGCTTGTTCAAATAAATCTTTGGTGGAGAGTCTTGCAGACGTGTATGAGGCACCATTAAAATCTTCTTTTAAGGCAGTAAGAAGTAATACGCCGTTTTCAACTTTAACATTTTCAGTGCGCTTAGTATAATATTGCAACTCGTTATTACCCCAACCATTTACTCCTGTTCCAGTATCATAACCCCAAATTTCGGTATTGGGAGCGCCTTCTGCATCAAACTCATCGGCCATTACCAATACTTTGAACTTGGCTACGGTTTGTGTTTCGTCTGTAGAACAGCTAAAAATAAAAAAGCACAAAATCGACAAAACCAAGACCGTTTTTAGATTTAGATGATACCCTTTCATATTAAATTTATTTATTTGATTCATGACTTAATTTTTTAAGTTGAAATGGTTATTCGTTTTTATAGAAATATATATTATCTACATAAAAACTTTTTGGCCCTGCTGTATTGTCTGATACAAAAACTATTTGACCTAAAGCGCTTCTATCTGTTAAGCCTGTTATATTAAAGTCTACACTAATCCATTGCCCAGCAGATAATGTTGGCGACGTTTGAATTTGTGTATCATCTCCTGATGGACCACCAGTAAATATATTCGTCTCAATAATGTTATTAGGTCCTATATTTCTTAATTGAATTGTTAAAGCTGCACCAGGTTGTAATGCGTCGATAACAAAAACATCCATATGCAATAGCGTCATATCACTCGCATTTATAGTAGGGATATCTCCATTAAACTCAATACCAAAAAAGTTCACATCATTGTAGTTTAGTATATTATCTTCCCCTGCTTTAAAAGCATTTAATGTAGAATTTTGAAATTCTCCAAAATCACTAATTAATGAAACGGGTACGTTTGTATATGCATCACTAAAAATAGAGATTACGTTATCTGTATTTCTTTCTGGAGGTGTTGGTGCAAAATCAAAAGATCTTGCTACTTCGACCTTTAAAGAGCCCGCTGCTAGTACTCCATTAACGCTAGCCGTTAGAACAGCAGTGCCCTTACTATGTGTAAGCACAACAGCTTGTATTTCATCATCTACCTTTTTAAAATCTACTGTAGCAACCGCTGGGTTTGATGAATGAAAATCAAAATATGATGCGGTAACAGCATTTGTTTGATTCAACCCTGAACCTAAATTAAACGTTTGTGTGAAATCTGTAATTGCAACAGTTCCACCAACAAAGGTAGGCGCAACCATATCTTCACCATTTAAAATAGATGGCTTTGGCTGACCAATGGTTCCCAGTTTTTCAAACTTTAATTCGTCAATCCAAAACGTATAGCCAAATCCGCCTGTAGCTTGAGTTCCTGCAGAATACCAAAACATACCTCTTTCTTCAATCAATTTAGAAGCATCTGGAATCGGAATCGTATATTTAACCCAGTTCGTACTCAAACTTATATTTGATCTCGTTACTTGATATTTATTTTCACCAAAGTCAGTACCAAAACCCATTTGGCCAATAGATACGCCTTGTGACGCTTTAGCCCAAAACGTTAACGCATCAAATTCGGTAAGGTTGCGTCCCGCACCATCTACTCTAAAGATAGCACCAGCAAAATTCCCATCAGGATCATCAGCATTCGGCACATCAAAACGCATTGAGGACTGACTTTCGTAGCTTTCATTATCATCAACAGTCCAAGCGGTTGCTTTAGAACCTTCAAACGGAAAGTAAAAATCGCTACCAAGACCAATAGGTGAATCTATAAAAACCCCTCCTGTCTTAGAGTTAGTAGCAAACTCTACCTCATCTGATATTTCTCTTTCACAGCTCGTAGCCGCGAAAAAAAGTAACCCTGATAGCAGTATAATTTTTGAATAAATAAATTTTATATTTTTCATTTTTCTATATTTTTATTTTCCAATGTTGATGTGGATATATGTTCTAATTTCCCATTCATTACCATCACCAAATCCAACAGGACTTATGGTTGGTATTGCAGGAAATATATTTGGAGGCACAACATTTGGTGCGTATCGTGGAGAAAACTCGTTAAGAGAACGCCATGTTCCTCGAACACCAATTTTAGTATTTGGTAAAATAAACCAGTCTTGTTTACCAATAGAAGTTGATAAATCTAACATAAGTTGTACTGGATAAGTTAAGTTGAAATCGCGATGGTAATCGAAAGGCCCCCAATCATTAATTTTAAAAGAATGAATAAGTTTAAACTTATTATATATTAATCTAATATCTCCTCCAACACGTTGAATCATTCGTTCGTCACTTCCATTTGCTTGTCCGTTTCCGGCATAAAAGTTTGCAATAAGACCAAGGTCTGGGCTAACTTTAGATACTATACGAGAATGTGCTTCCCACAAATCTTGCGCAGGCGCTGCATTAGGAAAGGCAAAAGAAGATCGATCAGCCAAAAAACCTATGGCTGCATCTTGAGCTGTTGGATGATGGCGAAAAACAAAGCCAAAATTAAAAGCAAATTTAGCATCTTCCTGTCGGTCATTATCCCATTCGTACATCCAAGTGCCAGGAGTAGGATCATAAGTAAATAAAATTTCTCCTGCAGTGGTTTCTCTATTTCCTCTTACAGCAAACGGATCATCTTGAATATTTCTAAGTCTTCCTGGTGCATCAACATCATTTGGCATTGCATCAACAATTGGTTTTTGCCACAAAAAGTTAGGAGCTATTTGAACATTACCTATGGTATATGTAAAACCAGTAAGAAAGTTATTTTGGTTACCACTTCCTGAATCTTTTAGTCTCCAACCTGTAAAAGTTTGTGTTTGATCTGCACCACCGTTAGCAACCAATCCCATAGTTGCTCCTTGAGCATACCAATTAAATAATCCTTTTTGAAAGGTTATTTTAGCTTTTGCCCCCCAGTTATCCTTTTCATTAACCTTATCATTATAAATAATATAATTTCCTGTTTGGCCTTCAGCAATTTGAAATTGTCTTCCGTTTAGGGGTTGTCCTCCCCAAATACCACCAGCTTCAATCTCGAATGCCCCAAATTCTCTTTTAGCATGAAGCGTTACTCTACGTGTTTTTGGAAGCGGTACAGCAATTGAAGTTACGGCTTCACCAACTTCATCAATATCTTCATGATAAACCGCTGTAAGATTATAATGGCCTAATTTTTTACTATATTTCAACAATATAGCAGGATTAGCACCCCACCAAAGTTGAGGTCCAAATGCTGCTTTTAAGCCCTTTAGTCCTTTTTTGCCATCTACTTCAAAACCTAAAATCTCTCCGTTATATATATCTAAATTTGTCCCATAATTAGCTTGAGGATATAAACCAAAGAAATCGCCTTCGTATCCCCAATGATAATGTCCTGTTCTATAAAAACCTCTTAAGTCAAAATCTTTAGCATTCCACTCAAATTCTGCATTATATACTTTTACGCGATTAGGATCTGTAATATCTACATTTCCTTCATCTGTATTTACAGAAAAAGGGCGTCCAGTATTTTCATAAAAAATTTCATCTATAGGATTTTCAGCAACATTACCAAGAATATTAAAATTAACATTAGCTCTCATATTAGAACTAGGATTTCCTTCAACTCCAATAAAATATGACTGCATATGATCGAAACCTAATTTATTAGGATATGTAGATTCATCAGGGTTAGCATCACTAGGCGTTGTAATTAAATTACCTCCTGTATTGAAGGTTGTAAACTCCGCTCTTAAATTGCTAAGTCTAATTTTATCAGAAGACTGGCTTTTTAGAGCTGCTTTATCACCTCTAGCTTTTAAAACAGCATCCATTAATTGAATATTATCAAAATGATCTTTTACGATTTCAGCTGTAACACCTTCTCTATATGGGTTTAATTGATGTGCTTCTTTTAAAGCATAATATGCAGCACGTGGATATAAATTGTATAACCCACGCTCGTTGGTTGGCCCCTTAGCACAAATACCAAACCACTCTTCATTCATATTATTTTCTCCAGGAGCTAAATCTCTAGCATAACCACCGTTAGACCATGATGCATTTTTGTCATGCACATCTGAATTTTTTCTATCATCAAAACCATATTTCCACCAACCATCACTAAATTGAAATGTAAAGCCACCAATAGAATTATCTGCTTTATCAAAACCAGCAGCGTTTTCATATATTTCTTTCCAGTTCTCTACCATATAATATGCTTGAGAAAATTGATCTTCTTTTTTTCAATTTCATTAAATGCATCTGCACCAAATTCAGTAAACATAATTGGCTTATTAAGCTTTTGTTTTACTACTTCGAACATATCTGTAAATGAAGATCCACGATAAGAATTCACGCCATAGATATCAACATCTTTACATTCTTCTGCAACAATATCTATAAACAAAACATCTCCATTACAAATAGCTACTGGGTGAGAAGTATCCATAGCCTTCATTTTTTTAGCTGCTTCATTCATCAGTTTATACATGGGTCTTCCTCTTTTTTCACCAATAAATTTCTTCTCTTCATCACTATCGGGAAAATCTTCTGTTTCTGCACCAGCCCAGAAAAGACCATAATTATTCTCATTACCTAATAAATAAAGTAATAACCCTGGAGTATCTTTATAATCTTTTACCAATTGCTCCATTTCGGCAATTAGAAACTCTTGAGTCCGAGGCTCTGAATATATAGTAACAGGTGTCCAAACACCATCTAAGGTTAATCCATATCGACCAAAGGAATGATTAAGCATGGTATAAATACCATAGTTCTCGTATATGTATTTAATCCATTTTGAAGGAATACCAGTATATTGACGAATTACATTAACGTTCATGTTCTTAAGAAGAGACATTTCGGTATCAAGTGCTGCTTTG
The nucleotide sequence above comes from Flavobacteriaceae bacterium HL-DH10. Encoded proteins:
- a CDS encoding glycoside hydrolase family 2 TIM barrel-domain containing protein, coding for MKNNFLRFVLFLFTVTAFAQSNKVSVVSNEEGMKLVVNGKDFMINGMNWDYIPIGTNTVNANFWKKSDDVIKAALDTEMSLLKNMNVNVIRQYTGIPSKWIKYIYENYGIYTMLNHSFGRYGLTLDGVWTPVTIYSEPRTQEFLIAEMEQLVKDYKDTPGLLLYLLGNENNYGLFWAGAETEDFPDSDEEKKFIGEKRGRPMYKLMNEAAKKMKAMDTSHPVAICNGDVLFIDIVAEECKDVDIYGVNSYRGSSFTDMFEVVKQKLNKPIMFTEFGADAFNEIEKKKINFLKHIIW
- a CDS encoding glycoside hydrolase family 16 protein encodes the protein MNQINKFNMKGYHLNLKTVLVLSILCFFIFSCSTDETQTVAKFKVLVMADEFDAEGAPNTEIWGYDTGTGVNGWGNNELQYYTKRTENVKVENGVLLLTALKEDFNGASYTSARLSTKDLFEQAYGRFEARIKVTGGSGLWPAFWLLGADCETEVDDNPETLKWPICGEIDIMEYRRQEPTKVSGSVHGPGYSGETNPQGQITKSYDLGNDRLDAGFHIYGIEWGPEYINYYIDDVLYNQITPSDIEVTPSDVIYELEDGTDVTGNWVFNKPFYIIINLAVGGAFPGAPDSDETFPQSMLVDYVRVYKSSNN
- a CDS encoding carbohydrate binding domain-containing protein, whose product is MKKLIRTFKHISILILAIALLGCEEEDTVLPKVVAGFSYTLNADTGTVTFINLSTQATNYSWDFGDETSSTLINPVKTYPNGTYTIILTASVVAGSSSTFQDEITILIPEIATIPITFDGENTKYEAEVFGGASFEVVDNPAPGGANANTSKVGAITNSGAEYEGISFDLGSDLDFTTNKSISINFWADEPVDVLLKFEEGTGGDIQETASHGGTGWEIIIFNFNSSDEYSKLTLFVDGLGTTAGAFYIDDINQIETPLTCTEEDMQSLGGSDLNMTFMADIPSERIISDGTTFEIIDNPDFDNEINKSCKVAKITKLNQNPWDNSQIDLDSKLDFNSHDGLKIKVWSARENTEVRIKLEEIGNKDNNFETFLTTSVTSGWEELTFPFSSAESDRFDKIVIFFDLNAENTDTYYFDDLMLYGTGSGGGGGTAFDDGLLTNGDFETGDGTAWYGNALDVRTEGGNSFTFAEVGTPLPANSFEINLSQKGIEMIPGKTYKLSFDASSDGNRTIIAGIGDTFGDFKSVDRVVNLTAETQTFTYDLVAADIIGGLDNRIFFDLGGDTGVVVIDNVSLFCLDCDSGGGGGGTSSGFPLNFEDGINIFSPFEGAIVDVIDNPQPSGNTSSKVLELIKPSGTPFYAGVNSSQGLGGPLVNLANGMIFTMKIWSPKPNIEVRARLEQEPGVIDPPAYQIFQTVANANEWVTLTFDFSDQAMSSYTYTRLVINTDWANGGDGQPIYIDDIEQSGATNGGGGSGGGSGGGTGGGGGAVDGGLTNNGDFETGDTTGYTIFDAQGGVFTVTNEEAQSGSFSGKLVAGEGTEIVIKQANLNSEPAIGTGVSVTISFDLKGSLAGAGGVVFAEFFSEKSPEGVSKAEILGGAPLTPTDTWTNYTFTTTTGDDVSGGVTLQLKAACGAVSGCGVIAYFDNVSVTMNQ
- a CDS encoding glycosyl hydrolase family 16, with translation MKNIKFIYSKIILLSGLLFFAATSCEREISDEVEFATNSKTGGVFIDSPIGLGSDFYFPFEGSKATAWTVDDNESYESQSSMRFDVPNADDPDGNFAGAIFRVDGAGRNLTEFDALTFWAKASQGVSIGQMGFGTDFGENKYQVTRSNISLSTNWVKYTIPIPDASKLIEERGMFWYSAGTQATGGFGYTFWIDELKFEKLGTIGQPKPSILNGEDMVAPTFVGGTVAITDFTQTFNLGSGLNQTNAVTASYFDFHSSNPAVATVDFKKVDDEIQAVVLTHSKGTAVLTASVNGVLAAGSLKVEVARSFDFAPTPPERNTDNVISIFSDAYTNVPVSLISDFGEFQNSTLNAFKAGEDNILNYNDVNFFGIEFNGDIPTINASDMTLLHMDVFVIDALQPGAALTIQLRNIGPNNIIETNIFTGGPSGDDTQIQTSPTLSAGQWISVDFNITGLTDRSALGQIVFVSDNTAGPKSFYVDNIYFYKNE